The following coding sequences lie in one Prosthecobacter vanneervenii genomic window:
- a CDS encoding PD40 domain-containing protein, with protein MNARALLLLLSFTASQGVQAEGGFMDRLRGLVGLGHKAKTEDTKKAPPRIRVAPFTGGTGSSAQQTLLKELRDSREFFVADAYEKADFTVEGTSVGGRVDGRLKDAKGKDVFRRSYAAPGLDENLKALTDDIIYTITGRPGLATSRIVFVSDHSGKRQVYVCDAEGGEVHQVTHDKFGAVSPTLAPDSSMIAFTSYRSGFPIIRLLDLNLGWERGVTDTPGSSFGAAFSPDGTHIAAVMSFIGNPEIFVSDLSTNTAACVSDSIGAPSSPSWHPDGKHLVFSSDDGDGPRLYTVEVPFKEGESSRLYRWRTGYQFCTDPEWSPDGSHIAFTTRIGGEWAVAIKPYPNGRVHVVQKGGAQHPSWSPNGHFITYAQHGQLYVHDLRSGNRRAIVNGYSRITEPRWMR; from the coding sequence ATGAACGCACGCGCGCTGCTTCTCCTGCTCTCCTTCACCGCCTCTCAGGGCGTCCAGGCCGAAGGCGGGTTCATGGACCGCCTGCGCGGCCTCGTCGGCCTGGGGCACAAGGCCAAGACGGAAGACACCAAAAAAGCCCCGCCTCGCATCCGCGTGGCCCCCTTCACCGGCGGCACCGGCTCCAGCGCCCAGCAGACCCTGCTCAAGGAACTGCGCGACTCCCGCGAATTCTTCGTGGCAGACGCATATGAAAAAGCGGACTTCACCGTCGAGGGAACCTCCGTGGGCGGACGCGTGGACGGCCGCCTGAAAGATGCCAAGGGCAAGGACGTCTTTCGCCGCAGCTATGCCGCCCCCGGCCTGGATGAAAACCTCAAGGCCCTCACCGACGACATCATTTACACCATCACCGGCAGGCCCGGTCTGGCCACCAGCCGCATCGTCTTTGTCAGCGACCACAGCGGCAAACGCCAGGTGTATGTGTGCGATGCCGAGGGCGGAGAGGTGCACCAGGTCACGCATGATAAATTCGGCGCGGTCTCCCCCACGCTCGCGCCGGACTCCTCCATGATCGCCTTCACCAGCTATCGCAGCGGCTTCCCCATCATCCGCCTGCTGGACCTGAACCTCGGCTGGGAGCGCGGCGTCACCGACACCCCCGGCAGCAGCTTTGGTGCTGCGTTTTCTCCAGACGGCACCCACATCGCGGCAGTGATGAGCTTCATCGGCAATCCCGAGATCTTTGTCAGCGATCTCAGCACCAACACCGCCGCCTGTGTCAGCGACTCCATCGGCGCACCCTCCAGTCCGTCGTGGCATCCGGACGGCAAGCACCTCGTTTTTTCCAGCGACGACGGCGACGGCCCTCGCCTCTATACCGTGGAGGTGCCTTTCAAAGAAGGAGAATCCTCCCGTCTCTACCGCTGGCGCACCGGTTACCAGTTTTGCACCGACCCCGAGTGGTCTCCCGACGGCAGCCACATCGCCTTCACCACACGCATCGGTGGAGAGTGGGCCGTGGCCATCAAGCCCTACCCCAATGGCCGCGTGCACGTGGTGCAGAAAGGCGGTGCGCAGCATCCCTCCTGGAGCCCCAACGGCCACTTCATCACCTACGCTCAGCACGGCCAGCTCTATGTGCATGACCTGCGCAGTGGCAACCGCCGAGCCATCGTCAACGGCTACAGCCGTATCACCGAACCGCGCTGGATGCGCTGA
- a CDS encoding OmpA family protein: MMTALPASTLRLSAALGVSLLLTSCGTIPIPSVLGKSAPETVVYALGPREGYTSPLSTSLKPACPALVFDDGGFLLTDSHQEALSRVAKETLVANKKARLLIAGYTPPNLPADHARSLSERRALAVRQHLIGLGFEAANLQTVGFGNDFSPTGPSSDVVVIYQQ, from the coding sequence ATGATGACCGCACTCCCAGCCAGCACTCTCCGCCTCAGCGCCGCCCTCGGCGTCTCTCTGCTGCTGACCTCCTGCGGCACCATTCCCATCCCCTCGGTCTTGGGAAAATCAGCACCAGAGACGGTCGTGTATGCACTGGGGCCACGCGAGGGCTACACCTCCCCGCTCAGCACCAGTCTGAAGCCCGCCTGCCCTGCCCTTGTGTTTGATGATGGGGGCTTCCTCCTCACTGATTCACATCAGGAGGCCCTGAGCCGCGTGGCGAAGGAAACACTGGTAGCCAATAAAAAAGCCCGCCTCCTCATCGCTGGCTACACGCCGCCGAATCTCCCGGCCGATCACGCCCGCTCTCTCTCCGAGCGCCGTGCCCTCGCCGTGCGCCAGCACCTCATCGGCCTTGGCTTTGAAGCTGCCAACCTGCAGACCGTAGGCTTTGGCAATGACTTCTCCCCTACCGGCCCGTCCTCCGATGTGGTGGTGATTTATCAGCAGTAG
- a CDS encoding PVC-type heme-binding CxxCH protein — translation MTKCPNFLVVLALAAPFLLMSAAPDKPAAKGKKDKGPFVAGKPAFTPDLTAPAFDPAKVQPDHLEPSMFKVPEGLEITVWATSPQLFNPANMDIDHAGRVWVTEGVNYRRHSGRSREGDCIRVLQDTDGDGKCDRSHIFVQEKELECPLGVAVFDNVIFVSNAPNIIKYTDVNRDLKFDPAVDKREIFLSGFEQPQHDHSLHSVYAGPDGRLYFSNGNCGAQFSDKSGTTFRIGGAYLNNTYTGQKSDDGHVYVGGFTASIDDEGHNARILGFNYRNSFEGVRTSYGDMFLNDNDDPPACRVSHLIEGGSFGFFSADGKRQWRADKRPGQSIPTAEWRQEDPGIIPAGDVYGGGAPTGMCFYENGALGPKWSGLLLSCETGRNVVFGYLPKPHGAGFKLERFDFCTTNTSGVFKGSDFVGGANNLSDERQTLFRPSDVCVGPDGAVYISDWFDKRTGGHQDTDETCSGTIYRIAPKGFKPKVPTLNLDTQEGQIAALQSPATNVRHVAFARLKAAGQAAMPAVQHLRENADPYFAARAVWLLAQMGEQGLISTRSWLESDDATKRLVALRAIRAATPDVIDILSSLAADLSPMVRSEVAVALRDVPAAQSVPLLVKLSHHIDGGDRSLLEAWGIGCTGKEEAVWTALKPIGAWNDDFAHITWRLHPAAAVPELQKRAADSKLSPEQRRLALETLVFIPQAEAAKAVLALAKDTGSPIHTDIMWWLIKRSTDEWSTFGIAEELKKAGIFDPDSAKLVTIITPDGPPSSVKLEDVLKLQGNAKNGQQLVTRCVMCHQVNGQGVEFGPNLEGWGRSQPGEIIAQALIDPSKDIAHGYDGQEIVTKDGVTIHGMVLTEGDIMIVRSMGGQNQYVARSRIKSRRKLTHSMMLNATQLGLTAQDVADVVSYLRSGK, via the coding sequence ATGACCAAGTGCCCCAACTTTCTCGTCGTACTCGCCCTGGCCGCACCTTTCCTACTCATGTCCGCCGCACCGGACAAACCTGCCGCCAAGGGTAAAAAAGACAAAGGCCCCTTCGTCGCGGGAAAACCCGCCTTCACCCCGGATCTCACCGCTCCTGCCTTTGATCCCGCCAAGGTGCAGCCGGATCATCTGGAGCCTTCCATGTTCAAGGTGCCCGAGGGCCTGGAGATCACCGTCTGGGCCACATCGCCACAGCTCTTCAATCCGGCCAACATGGACATCGACCATGCTGGCCGCGTGTGGGTCACAGAAGGCGTGAACTACCGCCGCCATTCCGGCCGCAGCCGCGAGGGCGACTGCATCCGCGTGCTGCAGGATACGGATGGCGATGGCAAATGCGACCGCAGCCACATCTTTGTGCAGGAGAAGGAACTGGAGTGCCCGCTTGGCGTCGCTGTTTTTGACAACGTCATCTTCGTCTCCAACGCGCCCAACATCATCAAATACACCGATGTGAATCGCGACCTCAAATTTGATCCCGCCGTGGACAAGCGCGAGATCTTCCTCTCCGGCTTTGAGCAGCCGCAGCACGACCACAGCCTGCACAGCGTCTATGCCGGACCCGATGGCCGCCTCTACTTCAGCAATGGCAACTGCGGTGCTCAGTTCAGCGACAAAAGCGGCACCACCTTCCGCATCGGCGGCGCTTATCTCAACAACACCTACACCGGCCAGAAGAGCGACGACGGCCACGTGTATGTCGGCGGCTTCACCGCCAGCATCGATGATGAAGGCCACAACGCCCGCATCCTCGGCTTCAACTACCGCAACAGCTTTGAAGGCGTGCGCACCTCGTATGGCGACATGTTTCTCAATGACAACGACGATCCACCCGCCTGCCGCGTGAGCCACCTCATCGAAGGCGGCAGCTTTGGCTTCTTCTCCGCCGATGGCAAACGCCAGTGGCGTGCCGACAAGCGCCCCGGCCAGAGCATTCCCACCGCCGAGTGGCGTCAGGAAGACCCAGGCATCATCCCCGCTGGTGATGTGTATGGCGGCGGCGCACCCACCGGCATGTGCTTCTATGAAAACGGCGCGCTCGGCCCGAAGTGGAGCGGCCTGCTGCTGAGCTGCGAGACGGGCCGCAATGTGGTCTTTGGCTACCTGCCCAAACCGCACGGCGCAGGCTTCAAGCTGGAGCGCTTTGACTTCTGCACCACCAACACCTCCGGCGTCTTCAAAGGCAGCGACTTCGTGGGCGGTGCCAACAACCTCTCCGACGAGCGCCAGACGCTCTTCCGCCCCTCGGATGTGTGCGTGGGCCCTGACGGTGCTGTGTATATCAGCGACTGGTTTGACAAGCGCACCGGCGGCCATCAGGACACCGATGAAACCTGCAGCGGCACCATCTACCGCATCGCGCCCAAGGGCTTCAAGCCCAAGGTGCCCACGCTCAATCTCGACACGCAGGAAGGCCAGATCGCCGCGCTGCAGTCTCCGGCCACCAATGTGCGCCATGTGGCCTTTGCACGTCTGAAAGCAGCCGGGCAGGCCGCCATGCCTGCGGTGCAGCATCTGCGTGAAAATGCAGATCCCTACTTCGCCGCACGCGCCGTGTGGCTGCTGGCGCAGATGGGAGAGCAGGGTCTCATCTCCACACGCTCCTGGCTGGAGTCTGATGATGCCACCAAGCGCCTCGTGGCCCTGCGCGCCATCCGCGCCGCCACACCGGATGTCATCGACATCCTCAGCAGCCTCGCCGCCGATCTCTCCCCCATGGTGCGCAGCGAGGTGGCCGTGGCCCTCCGCGATGTACCTGCTGCACAGAGCGTGCCTCTCCTCGTGAAGCTCTCCCACCACATCGATGGCGGCGACCGCTCCCTGCTTGAGGCCTGGGGCATCGGCTGCACAGGCAAGGAAGAGGCCGTGTGGACCGCGCTCAAACCCATCGGTGCCTGGAACGATGACTTTGCCCACATCACCTGGCGCCTGCATCCCGCCGCCGCTGTGCCCGAGCTGCAAAAGCGTGCCGCAGATTCCAAGCTCTCCCCCGAACAGCGCAGGCTCGCGCTGGAGACTCTCGTCTTCATCCCCCAGGCAGAGGCTGCCAAAGCCGTGCTGGCCCTGGCCAAAGACACCGGCTCCCCCATCCACACGGACATCATGTGGTGGCTGATCAAGCGCAGCACCGATGAGTGGTCCACCTTTGGCATCGCCGAAGAGCTCAAGAAGGCCGGCATCTTTGATCCGGACAGCGCCAAGCTCGTCACCATCATCACGCCAGACGGCCCGCCCAGCAGTGTGAAGCTGGAGGACGTGCTCAAGCTCCAGGGCAATGCGAAAAACGGCCAGCAGCTCGTGACACGCTGCGTCATGTGCCATCAGGTGAACGGCCAGGGCGTCGAGTTTGGCCCCAATCTCGAAGGCTGGGGTCGCAGCCAGCCCGGAGAGATCATCGCCCAGGCTCTGATCGACCCCAGCAAGGACATCGCCCACGGCTACGACGGCCAGGAAATCGTGACCAAGGACGGCGTGACGATCCACGGCATGGTGCTCACCGAGGGAGACATCATGATCGTGCGCAGCATGGGCGGGCAGAACCAGTATGTGGCGCGCTCTCGCATCAAATCCCGCCGCAAGCTCACGCATAGCATGATGCTCAATGCCACGCAGCTCGGACTCACCGCGCAGGATGTGGCAGATGTGGTGTCCTATTTACGTAGCGGAAAATAA